From the Chanodichthys erythropterus isolate Z2021 chromosome 9, ASM2448905v1, whole genome shotgun sequence genome, the window attatatattgtaaataattatTGGATACGTTGTTTCAAAACAAGTCAAGACAAGTGTGCATTTATCTACCTTAGTGCgttgtaacaaaataataatttattttgattaaaattgcAATATAATAATACTTTTCTATTTCTGTTGTACTAactgtaaattattatttattgggATAGCATTTGTTGTACTACATGTAATTTATGCTGATTTAAATgctaaaaatttatttattacagtaaAGTACAGCACTGCATTAATGAGAATCAAATGAGAATCACCTTCCTCACACATTACAGCAATGATAATTTTGGGAGAAATGTGTGTAATTATCACAAAATTATTTGGAGGTGAAATGCAACCTGTTCATTAAGGTTCACTCGTCTATtcaaaattaaagggttagttcacccaaaaatgaaaattctgtcatttattgctTACCGTAAGACCGTAagtttaaatccgatggctcagtgaggcctccatagccagcaataacatttcctctctcaagattcataaaggtactaaaaacatatttaaatcagttcatgtgagtacagtggttcaatcttaatattataaagcgacgagaatatttttggtgcgccaaaaaaaaaaaaaaaaataacgacttatttagtgatcggagcataatgaatcagcgtgtcgaatcagctgtttgtAGCgcccaaagtcacgtgatttcagcagtttggcacacgatccgaatcatgattcgatacgctgattcataactcTCTGAAGCtccctgaagcagtgttttgaaatcggccatcactaaataagtcgttattttgttttttgtattttgttgacttgtgtacttatattatcccaaatgtttccaagaatgtttaaatccagagaaataagcgaTTTTAATCAGGACACGGGCCGTGTCCATGCGTCACCTATCAATGATATCATACCTgcattaccctcgatttccgattttatcatgattcgatacactgattcataacgctctgaagcttcctgaagcagtgttttgaaatcggccatcactaaataagtcgttattttgttttgttttttggcgcaaaaaaaatattctcttcgctttataatattaatattgaaccactgtactcacatgaactgatttagatgtgttttagtacctttatggatcttgagagaggaaacgtCATCGCTCCCTATGCAGgtctcacggagccatcggatttcatctaaaatatcctaatttgtgttccgaagatcaacgaagatcttacgggtgtggaacggtatGATGGtaagaaataaatgacagagttttcatttttgggtgaactaaccctttaatgtgacATCAAAGATATCTGAAGCTCAGTGACTGAAATAGGTCAGAGATTGTGGAATgaatcagaagcactgttgttTACAGACTCTCTCATTCACCCCAGGTTCAAAGCAGAGGCAGAAACAATCGAACTTCAGTTTTATAGGAAGTAAGGAAGATGTATTGCCTCACAAAATGTCTAGTCGGACACTGGCACCTCTTTAAATCTGCTACTGAAAGACACACAAAAGCCATTGTGTGTTCAACCTGAGCACGGTGCTGACAGGAAACTCACTGAGTATGCAAATGTTTGTCCTTAATTTCCTTCCCTTCAacataataaaagaaaaacaaaacatgcagaTTATTTGCTTTCAGATAAGTAAAGCCATAAGCAATGTGAAGCAATAACAAAGACACATGGTTGATCTTAACATCCCCCGAGAACAAGCCTGCACTCAACACAATGCACTCAATACACAACGTAACATGAGATCTGGCCAATCTGGCTGATCCAAACACACACTATCACAGCACAAACAACATTCCAGTATCTGAAAGCCAAATGTCTGTATAGTTTTTACTGGTTTAtagttgtttttaatgttgtccACATGGAAAAATAGATCAGAGATGGTGCACGGCAAATAGCAGATGTGTGTTGACAAGCTAATGGCATACCAGCTGGCAGGCTGGTGACCGTGGATCGCTCAGGGTTGCTCACCAAGACACAATGACACAATAGACCTTCTATTTCAGTTTCAACCAACCAGTTCGCATTGCAACTCGCAAGACGTCCTACATCACAGTGTTTGGGTTGAGATTTCCAAAGGAAAAGAAGCATAACTGTGTCACCCACACTGACAAACAAAATTTACTTTAAATGGAACTAAAGTGACTCAGATGAATTATAATTATTGCACATAAACATCCGAAATGACATAGATAGCAGGGTGTTCCCTGCCTAAGTACACTGGTTAAGTTTTAATTTATGGCTGCCTGATTCATGTTTAGCCTGAGGCACAGGTCAAGTTTAACAGACACAGATTAAATCAGGTTTTTCCTATGAATATGCTATAGAGattatttacataaaaacaaaaacttgtGCACATTTTTCCTACAAATCTATATAGTGTAAAATAAAATCTCATTCTTATTACAGTAAGGTGAAACATTTGCAATAAATATACACTAAACATTATAGTATTATAGAGAGTCTAATGAGAATAATCAATGATAATGATagaaattatcaaaaaaaaattaaattaaaataaatatttattatgttaATGTGAATTTGTCAGGAGACATGCtgaaatgtcatgaaaatgttgatgcaatgcaaaaaaaagtaATGGTCCTTAATAAAACGtaaattacttatttttttaaataaaatataatttcacatttctttacTTCTGATTTTGATGTGAAGTATAACCTGGACATGTTTTTTGTGTGATCACAATCACAGAAAACACAACAACAGACCCCTCAGAAGTTtatcatgtctttctttttttcattctttctaCCTAAGCACCCAGGTGAGAAGTGTTGAGTTTCAGAATACAaaactctcaaagaaaaaaaaaaacccaagtgAAACTGAGAAACCAATCTTTCCAATCTTTTATCCAGTTCTACATCTCTGCAGGCATGTGCCAGACAAACTTTTCTGAGTAAACTCTCCTTTGCGTTCTCATTACTAAATGTTGAAAAGAATAAGTACAGTGAAAGTATTGTGAAGTCTCACGTTACCTTTGTGAAAGCAGGTCTTGAAGGAACAGAAGCAGGTAGTTCACAGTGTGAGCTGGAGATGATGTGATAGTGAGCAAATCACTTCTCCAGGCACCAGTTTTACAGCTCCGGTCTTCTTTTGAACAGAGAATATgccttttttttattgcagGCAAAAAGCTTCAGGCACACAGCTCCATACTGCAGGTAAAGGAAGTTGTCATTTGAAAGCTCTTTGTACACAGTGGGTGTTCCCTTATGGAGCAACAGTTTTCCCTGCGTCGAAATTGGACAAGTAAGGGCAGAGGAGTCTTTGCACAGGTGGGCGGGATATGGGGTGGAGTGCAGACAACTAGAGCATATGGGAAATAGCTGTATTGTCTGCAAGTATTGAAAGAAGTTTATTCTCATTTCaacgttttattatttttgttgtttaaatcATGTTAAATTGAGTTTGAAAAAGAGTTTATGGTAACATTCTATTTTGATGATCCCCTTTTAACTATAAGTAACATTGCACCTACATGttaactaactctcattagagtattagtagaataTAGACTGTCTGGGGGGGGGTAACAGCGTTTATATTTTGAGTTATATTTCAGTCCTTTACGTTTATGTTTTATGAACTCTCTCTTTATATAGAATAGCATTAGCATACTGGAGAACGGTGTTGCAACTTTTAAAATCACGTCATTTTGTGTGTAGAGACGTGTTTTCAGACAGGCCAGGTAAATGGGTTAAAGGTAAATCAGTTACTTTCTGAACACATTAAATGGTGTTATGCAACCATGGTAATATGAATTTAATGACTAATCTTGCTCTTTGTGATTCTTTAATAGAAGCAACCAACTGTGCAGTGCTCAACAGAGCAATTACTTGATATTGTCTGATATTTCACACTAACACATCCAGCAGATGCTGTCTGCTGTGCTGTGCATTCATAAATCTGCACAAAAGGGTTCAAAGTCCTTGAAGTGGCTTCTCATAACACTATCTGATATTTTATTGGCCCActatataatgaaaatattaccAAATGAGTGTGTGATATTTTACTAGACCCTGTAAGAACTTTTTATTCCACCTATTATAGCACAGGTAGTACCTGAATCAAATAATTTATCTATAATATCAGGTTGAAGTCTTAGACTAatatgcatgtttgagctgttttaactgaaagtaacttttACTGagatatcttaaaatatgtcagagccattgttttgtctcaagatgcacaccagtaatgtttccATCTAaggcatttttataaaagctgcttaaatattctaattgaactaaggcctagtCCTGgtttagtctaagccctgtctgtgaaaccaggcctatatGATTCaaacagaagaagaagaagaattacACTTTAAACTAATCAATATTAtatggaaataatatactttaaaagattATACTTAactgaactgaatgtaatgtttttggcCACATAATcaaattgcaattaaatgaaaacatattatagtttaaatgtaTAAGCTGAACTTTAGAGTGCTGTTTAAGCAGGACTTAAATACTTCCtcataattaattttatattttcttcagtTGTCTTTGAAATACGTTTAAAATGTACTGCCAAATGTATTGACAaccatttatggtaaactaaaatatacttaaatgtAATTTCTACTGAAACTATATCACcatgcatttaaatatatttgtaattacaattttttaatgaagttacaattcagtacatttaaaatataataacttaaaatgtaatactgaataacacactacagttaaaattatatcAGGTAATTTATATGTGCTTTAGTAGCTgatacatcaaaataagtgtacttttaaaaagtgcacttaagtgtGTTAAAAAATAATGGAAGTTATCTCTTATGTAAGTACACTTAAAGTacatatgaaatcaaaattgaccttatttattttgttagctcaaattgctagttttgtggtgaacaattcatccgtgCAAGTCATTCtccacaaaaaaattgtttggctccataatatttaatcaaaatctgaaaatgctcctccccTCTGCAACGGTGCCCCTTCTCTAATGACATCAGTTTGACGGCATGGGTTAAAATcgcttaaaccactcccctccgaccattagtctgctatgagcgagagatggagaggaggagcgctaaagtaaaactctgccctctattcaatattccatttcacttggaaatacgtcacagcactggagaaaagtcgtttgcaacttctggttcacgcagactttttatttaaagcacAACTAAGTAACTTGTTTTACCTTcgtaaatagttttctaaggctacgtccacacgaagccggagcttaccctaaaccgatcttttttttccctcgtctcaaaaaatatctgcgtccacacgaaaccactgaaacgactcaaaacgatgtagtatacatgccagaccattatgtggcgctgtaattctgccgCAGAAATGCACTTAAAGCAGCGAAGAAGACTGtgagcatgcgcataaaccttgcgcgCTGAATACAAACTTTAGcaaagcttagaaataacactttattttggttcagcagcttctgcagcacgaacacaagcatgtagagtcggctattgctgttgttggtggtgttttgtggtgttagcgcgtctgactagggtcgacacgtggggtgatgacatcatcgtttcagaAAATATACGGATTGCCCCGTCCACACGACAACGacccggtttcaaaaaataCCGGTTTCACCTTTCGAAAACGCCGGATCCGTGTGGACGAAACGCCTATCCGATAAAAAATGTGTGCGGTTTCACTGAAACGCGtctccgtgtggacggggcctaagtccttacgatggttaattgacttgtagtggtgtgtttgaggcgtgcactaaccccctttggcacgtctacgccagaaaacagcacttgcaagttgagctgcgccgacccgacacaatctcgcctcatgttcacgttcacgcgagagtgacaaaatgctttacggtaattcaaaaacaatgtatatattatgactttataagactatttcgaaaattacccacctccatcgagatttcttgtactgtatttgcaaaactactgcgctggtgagcgttgtagtcgttgtagtccagagctgtgcttggagtatttacgacagtgtgattcactgaaggaacctgtagggggagctttgcaaatcttgctgagttccgctttaaggccttttatttaattaatattatacttgcaagtaagtactttttttcttcttttttttaagatttgaagtataGGCCTACTACTAGTTCACATTCAGTACAATTGAGTATATCAGTTCCCTGCAGTACCTTCATAGATCCAGTTGTAAGGCCAGACTGCAAAACTAAAGTGAGTTCTCTGCTTCTACAACATTCCTGTGCATTCCTAATAAAAACCTAGTATCACTATGCATATGAATTTACCAAGCAGACTCTTAATTCAGTGATTCATAGCATCCTACCTCAGACGACTCTATTGCTGCTCCATCCACGATCAGGTCTCCTCAACTGCCCTCTGTGCAACCTCGCCTCTGCCTGCAAGAAATCACATGGGAGTCTCAATGAGAAAGAAAGCCATCCCTTGCTCAAGTGTAAACAATAGTGTGCTTCCTTTACTGCCACTGTGAGTAAACAGCCTTCTACATGACTGCAATCTGACCTTAATATGGATTTCGTGATCAGCCTTAGGAAAgagctgaataaagttgtttagAGTATGTGTTTTGAATTTTAATGGTTCGGATTGATCTAAGCACATTAGAGTAACAAAGAAACAGGTTTTACAACCTTGTAAAAGGAGCTGACTTGTGAACAGCTAAATAGAGAGAGTAAATGAAAGCAGATACAGAAGAATGATGCAAATAATAACTGAATTatagaaaataagaaaataaactgaattaatATGTAACATGTAATGAGAAATAATTCTAAACTATTAATCAATAGcgttattaaataataataataatgataatgataaaaaatgcaATAGGCCTATATAGTGTTTACTGCATAGCAGCCTATACTATATTATGCTAATAGAATTATTCCTGTTCAGTCGGGGCAACTGTGTTGAAGGTATTGGAcagaattatatatttaatatttatatatttagatttaaTTTACCTCAAGTGAGTTCAGATTTCATGGATAGTCAAGATTTTGTTGATATTTAaagtgatctttttttttttttttaaatgatctaGGAATAAATAATGTTACTAGGCTATAATACCTTAAAACCCAATCAAATAAACAGTTGACTTTATTTTCCatacactttttttatttgtgcagGAATTACATATATAAACtctattttaaaagaaataaattaaacatataatGGATACATAAAAAATAGACTAAATGGAATTGGAAGATGGAAGACTCACGTGTTTTCAACTTCTATAGTTtctgatgtgttttcagatgGGATGTTCACTGTTTCTAAGCTATATGCAACCAGAAGATGTCCTCCTTGTTCGAATGCATCAGTCATATTAAATCATTTTCCAAAAACATCGCTTCAATTTATTCGTTAGCGTCGTTACTATCTGGTGATGAACTCTCAGTTAGGCGATTTGGCTGTTGTAGACTGCAAACCGCAAAACTGATCTCAAATCAGCAAAGTGTCTGTTAACAACCGACCAATGGAGTGCTCGCGAAAGCATCACATGACTAAACACGGAAGCGTTTAGAAGCATGATGCACAGTGAGTGACCTACACCAGTAAATAGAACCATAAACGTAGACCGtcgtgtttttttatttgtaaaatgaGATATATAAACTGATATATAAACACATCCTCTAAGGATCTCTTTAAAGTGTTCAGAACTGAGCAATGCCTCTAGTTCCTGCGAACCAGCCGCAGCTGATCCGCTCGTGTCAGAAGGATGAGTACTACCAGAACAACCTGACAAACAACGCCAATGAGCTCGTCCACACCTTTGCTGGTAAATCACTCTCAAGCACTCTAAATGCATGTATTTGGGATTCAAATTTGGGATTTTAAAAGGGTGTATTctatacttttatattttaatttattctcACCTAACATTACTTAGACAAATCAACATGTCTTGCATATTTAGtttataatttagtttttaGGCATTCTAGAATAACAATTTTGGGCGGTCATATGCTAATATGTTGTAGGTGTGGCGTAGTAATCATGACCATAAAAGGCCAGCTTTGTCAGCTTAGTGTGCAGTATACACTATTATATGtgcttgtgtatatatatatatatatatatatatatatatatatatatatatatatatatatatatatattatatatatatatattatatatatatatattatatatatatatatatatatattatatatatatattatatatatatatattatatatatatatattatatatatatatatatattatatatatatatatatatattatatatatatatatattatatatatatatatatattatatatatatatatatattatatatatatatattatatatatattatatatatattatatatatattatatatatattatatattatatatatatatatatattatatatatatatatatattatatatatatatatattatatatatatatatatattatatatatatattatatattatatatatatatattatatatatatatatatattatatatatatatattatatatatattatatatattatatatatatattatatatatattatatatattatatatatatatatatattatatatattatatatatatatatattatatatattatatatatatatattatatatatatatatatatatattatatatatatatatatatatatatatatatatatatatatatatatatatatatatatatataaaatatattgccCTTTTGATACACcccaaattaattatattttttaaccactatctacataagagccagcggcaaatacCTGAGGGACTGGCTGCGATGAAGCTGTTTTCTGCAGATAatgagcactgaacggccgctgacggcctggagcttACGTCTGCGAAAGCGTCAACAAATAGTAAAGTAGGCGCGATTAGTCACATATTTGAGGTCTAAATAACTACATCCTCGCCTGAAACACTGTTTAAACTACATTTCGTGACATAACAACAgtagtatttataaaaaaataatatggtATATTTGCTCAACCGCCATGTCAttgcggagtgatacaaacggtaaAACAGTACCAGTGCTGATACTTGGAGAATATTGTACGGCTCTGTCTCTCATattatacagtatctcacagaagtgagtacacccctcacatttttgtaaatatttatcttttcatgtgacaacactgaagaaattacactttgctgcaatgtaaagtagtgagtgtacagttgtataacagtgtaaatttgctgtcttctcaaaataactcaacacacagccattaatgtctaaaccgctggccacaaaagtgagtacacccctaagatactgtgtgggtgtgtgtatatatatatatatattatatatatatatatatatatatatatatatatatatatatatatatatattatataatgtgaAGTACACATTATGCAACTAAACACTTTAAATAGTATGTTTTAGTGTTCTACATTGTTTATGTTTTTGGCACTTGACCTCAATTCAATGAAGTACATTTAGTTGTCATCTtggaaaaatgtcattttatgtGAAAATGTCTGAATTGTTTTCACTTTGATCAAATAAGTCAAGAAAGAGAGGCCTGTTATTCATCTGAATGTCTTACTTCTCTTGTTGGGAGtaggtcatttttttgtttttaataaaataaaagttgccttggcaactaactaaaataaataaatttaaattgaaGTACTAGAATAAgactaataatatataataataataataatactataatttatctaaaactaaaatgtaatgaaataaagctaaatagaagTACTAtgacaatatataaataatactaaaatagcaCTTTTGTACAGTATACATACTGCAAGAGTGTAATCCTAATCTGATTTTTCTAATCCCATTTTCCATGACACGTCCCTTTTTAATACAGCTGTTTGTTCAAAGatttgttatgtttttttttttcttgaggtTCCAGACGTTGGTTGCAGTGGAGAAAGGAAATTGAATTACTGTCTGATCTGACCTACTATGTCCTTACAACTTTATCTGGTAAGCAATTTGCATGTTTTGCAACACTGTTGATGTGTTGGTCAAATGAGCATGTGTTATATTTCAAAATCCTGTTTTTGTCGTTTAGGATATCAGACGCTTGGTGAGGAATATGTcagcatcatccaggtggaccCCAGCAAGAGAAGAATCCCCTCACGAATGCGCCGAACGGCACTAATCTTCTTCCACACATTTGTGCCTTATCTTTTGGACAAGGTCTTGATCTGTGTTGAGAATGAGTTGGAAACAGAAGCAAACTCGCAGCGCCAGACGAGCAGAACCTGGAACCCGTTATCACATGTGCGGTTCTGGATTCAGAGAGCTGTGGGGATGCTGACTGAGTCTCAGAGGAAGTCTTTGATTCCGCTTGTATTTGCCCTGCAGCAGGGAATCACTCTTCTGTACAGGCTACATGTGGCTGTCTTTTACATCAGTGGAGCCTTTTACCATATTGGTAAAAGAGCTGCAGGTGTTAGTTATGTaagtttttgttcttttactATTATAAAATCTGTACTGTGGGAATAAGTTCCTGTATGCTGTATTAATGAAGCATAGTGATAACAGCAGAGGATTTGTGTTACATCCCTTACCAAAAATTTCTGATAGAGAGCATAATACCATGATCCTTCAATACATTCTGTAgtactaaataaataataaccaTAATCATATGTCATGGTATTTACATGGTACTCCAAGGTGCTTCAAAGAATACTGTGGTATTACCATGGAACCATATCCAAAACATGCTAATACATTGGTAATTTTTTGTAAGTTATGATCACCAAAATCAAGTCTAACTCATTTTTGTCTTGTTGAATATCCTGCTTTACTCTGAAatgcactactgttcaaaagtcagtaagatgttttttattttattttttaaagaagtgtcttatgctcaccaaggctgtctttatattatcaaaaatacaataaaaatgtaataatgtaaaatctACCTTTGTAAAATAacctt encodes:
- the pex10 gene encoding peroxisome biogenesis factor 10; this translates as MPLVPANQPQLIRSCQKDEYYQNNLTNNANELVHTFAGSRRWLQWRKEIELLSDLTYYVLTTLSGYQTLGEEYVSIIQVDPSKRRIPSRMRRTALIFFHTFVPYLLDKVLICVENELETEANSQRQTSRTWNPLSHVRFWIQRAVGMLTESQRKSLIPLVFALQQGITLLYRLHVAVFYISGAFYHIGKRAAGVSYLRVGNVSGDDPRISNSYRLLGALSLLQLGVTLTLQFNNLKQRQRARQEWKQHRNLLPSRHVSESSSRSSRCILCLEERRNTTSTPCGHLFCWECITEWCNTKTECPLCREKFQPHRLVYLRSYK